The Mya arenaria isolate MELC-2E11 chromosome 16, ASM2691426v1 genome includes a window with the following:
- the LOC128221662 gene encoding uncharacterized protein LOC128221662, whose protein sequence is MATGYRRRYEYPIGNFEETDTDTEYSDCDDFVCSDSGRRLDATIFNDWENLFKSQRSEENDQAGKLLCEIQTDENIAKIFGEIRQKYKSTDVKWSSSNIDEKKDQEAASLLNSAFESLTIDDEKSESSEGCSSCSESMPVLDVSQFKKGQHISMPGKFGAIYQHHAIVCDVKSTSGTEAELELIHFMKKENSIKICKEIKTYDLKNKQINLKHYIKQRYDDHLIISRAETVLQDFKMSKFEKYNFLLLNCEHFATWCVNGEEECFQVQGALQMIVDSLSNALGVGSRLVKAVQQLVIMSTDEIAKSIWSSIVPEIVLGATADVNEEAQTAKVICIHYGLPKLLAKRKIVEEEFEMNLAKSAWYKFDVDDTTSYSREKRLSRAKERVGEKRWSTTNRSDNFCHWAVVPNVRWDDYALGEVTVKEKKNKSVEPFLNTSPVYIAEELRLGDVVDYKETGILNTMWLKHFGKTASDSKEETVNPTLEQTVLQA, encoded by the exons ATGGCTACAGGCTATCGGCGAAGATACGAGtatccaattggaaatttcGAAGAAACGGATACGGATACGGAATACTCTGATTGCGACGATTTCGTTTGTTCAGACTCTGGAAGAAGGTTGGATGCCACGATATTTAACGATTGGGAAAATT tgttcaaaTCTCAGAGATCTGAAGAAAATGATCAGGCAGGAAAACTACTCTGTGAAATACaaactgatgaaaatatagCGAAGATTTTTGGCGAAAtacgacaaaaatataaatcaacagaTGTTAAATGGAGTTCGTCAAATATTGACGAAAAGAAAGATCAAGAAGCAGCCAGCCTCTTAAATAGCGCTTTTGAATCCCTTACAATAGATGACGAAAAAAGCGAAAGTAGTGAGGGCTGTTCATCTTGTTCTGAATCAATGCCTGTGCTGGATGTTTCACAGTTTAAAAAGGGACAACACATTTCAATGCCAGGTAAATTCGGAGCAATTTATCAGCACCATGCGATTGTCTGCGACGTTAAAAGTACGTCAGGGACAGAAGCTGAATTGGAgcttatacattttatgaaaaaagaaaacagcatTAAGATTTGCAAGGAGATAAAAACATACGaccttaaaaacaaacaaattaatttaaaacactacATAAAGCAAAGGTACGATGACCATTTGATCATCAGTCGGGCAGAGACAGTTTTGCAGGATTTTAAAATGTCCAAGTTTgagaaatacaattttttattattaaactgtGAGCACTTTGCAACTTGGTGTGTAAATGGTGAAGAAGAATGTTTTCAGGTACAAGGGGCTTTGCAAATGATTGTCGACTCTCTCTCGAATGCACTTGGTGTTGGTAGTCGATTGGTAAAGGCGGTTCAACAACTGGTCATTATGAGTACAGATGAGATCGCCAAGTCAATATGGTCATCGATTGTTCCAGAAATTGTTCTCGGGGCAACTGCGG ATGTGAACGAAGAGGCACAAACCGCAAAAGTCATCTGCATTCATTATGGTCTTCCTAAGTTGTTAGCAAAGAGAAAAATTGTTGAGGAAGAATTTGAAATGAATCTGGCTAAATCAGCATGGTACAAATTTGACGTAGATGATACAACATCTTATTCAAGAGAAAAAAGGCTTAGTCGTGCAAAGGAAAGGGTAGGTGAGAAACGATGGAGTACAACAAACCGTTCAGACAACTTTTGTCATTGGGCAGTAGTTCCGAACGTGCGTTGGGATGACTATGCTTTGGGAGAGGTCACCGTCAAAGAAAAGAAGAACAAATCTGTTGAACCTTTTTTGAATACAAGTCCAGTGTACATAGCTGAAGAGCTGAGATTAGGCGATGTTGTAGACTATAAAGAAACAGGTATACTG